The Radiobacillus deserti genomic interval AATGAAGCATAGAAGCATATACTTCCACTTTTCGAATGATAGGCTTCTCCTTTTCACAAAAAATGCTCCATAGAACAATCACATTTTCTATAAATTGCTCATTCCCAGAGATAAGCCCTACATTTTTTTGTAGAAACAATTCCATAACTTCTTGGTAAGATGGCTTGTCCCATTCAATAAAGTCGGTCAAGGATTGCTTAGTACCTACAACTAACTCCATAAGTAAATCGGGATATAATTCTCTTACAAATTCTGTACTATCTTTTTTATCACTCTTTTTAAACAGCTCATGAAGTAAGGAAATAATAGATTGGGATTCATTATCATCTGTAATTTCCACGTAGAACGGAAAATAAGATTCAAAGGTACCGAACGGAAGAAGGTGCCCTATCAGAAGGCTGCCAACATTGAGTATTTCATCTCCTTCTTCCCAAATAATCTTTGATTGTTTAGAGGAAAACACATCTTCTATTTCTATCCATTCCCCTATTTTGATGGATACCACGGAAGCAAAACTAGGAGCAGTATTCTTCCATTGTTCTAGTAGTGCTAATACGGAACTCCGGTGTGAAGCCCGACTCTTCTTTTCTTCGACAAATTCTTCAACCATTGTTTTCCCTGATGTAACAGTCACAGAAAAAATCACCCAGGAAACAATGATTAAAGTTAAAAAATCTAACGTTTCCTCGTCAATATCTTGATTAGCAAAATACCCATCCAACACCTGTTCTACTTCATAATAATTGGAACTCCAGTTATACAACTCTTCTTTAAGTTGTTCCAATTCCTTTTCCATCAAAGAGTCCAATGGTATTACCTTATTCATACAACACTTCTTATACTTTTTACCACTACTACAAGGACAAGAATCATTTCGACCTACTTGGGTCACTACTTTGGTCCCCTTTCAATTCGGATTAGTATTTTTATCATAATAGGAAGTTAGAATATTTGTCTATAAGCGTTAGATGAATTCTCCATCCTTTAATGAAAAGGATATAGTTCCTCTATAAAAAATGTACACCAATAAGGTGTACATTTGCATGCAATGAGTGTCTCAATTCAATTCATAATAATCCACATACCATTCCGCAAACTTCTGTAACCCATCTTCAATGGAAGTTTTCGGCTTAAACCCAACCGCTTTCTGTAACTCATCTGTAGATGCATACGTCGCTGGCACATCACCAGGTTTTATCGGTTCAAACACTTTCTCAAAGGTCACGGCTTTACCGAGTGCATGACTTAAAGCTTTTTCTAATGCTTCAATAAATTCCATTAGTTTCACAGGTGTGTTATTACCAATGTTAAATACTTTATGTTGTACCTCACCAGTTGGCGTGTGAAGTAACAGTCGTTCTATCCCTTCCACAATGTCCTCGATATAGGTAAAGTCACGATAAAGGTCGTTCTCGAAATCGCCATTGTTATATATTTGAATTGGTTCACCAGCAAAATACTTATCGGTAAATCCGAAGTAAGCCATATCTGGTCGCCCCATCGGACCATAGACAGTGAAAAACCGGAGGCCTGTAGCTGGAATCTTATAAAGGTGACTATACGTATGTGCCATTAATTCATTTGATTTTTTGGTAGATGCATAAAGAGAGACAGGATGATCTACAAAATCCGTCTCTTCAAACGGCACTTTTTCATTCGATCCATATACAGAGCTCGAGGATGCGTACACTAGATGATCTACAGGATAATGTCTACATGCTTCTAGAATATGATAAAAGCCAATGATATTACTTTGTATATAGGCGTCCGGGTTTTCGATGGAATAACGAACACCTGCCTGAGCTGCTAAGTTGGCCACAATATTAGGCTTATATGCTTCAAACACATCCATGACTGCACTTTTGTCGGATATATCTTTCTGGATAAAAATAAACGAAGGATAGGATTCCAGCTGATGTAAACGACTATACTTTAGAGTAACATCATAATAATTGTTTAGGTTATCTACCCCAACTACGCGATATCCTTGTTCTAATAACCGCTTAGATAAATAGAATCCTATAAATCCCGCCGCTCCAGTTACTAAATACGTTTTACTTGTATCAAGTGTTTTGTAATTCAAGCGTCTTCGTCTCCTTAAGCCCTTCTCTAATCGTAGGCTTTCTTCCAATAGAGTGATATTCCACTCCCGCTTCCTGCATATCTTTGATCGAATAGATATTTCTTCCATCATATACTAATGGAGTTTTCATCAGCTGCA includes:
- a CDS encoding SDR family NAD(P)-dependent oxidoreductase, whose product is MNYKTLDTSKTYLVTGAAGFIGFYLSKRLLEQGYRVVGVDNLNNYYDVTLKYSRLHQLESYPSFIFIQKDISDKSAVMDVFEAYKPNIVANLAAQAGVRYSIENPDAYIQSNIIGFYHILEACRHYPVDHLVYASSSSVYGSNEKVPFEETDFVDHPVSLYASTKKSNELMAHTYSHLYKIPATGLRFFTVYGPMGRPDMAYFGFTDKYFAGEPIQIYNNGDFENDLYRDFTYIEDIVEGIERLLLHTPTGEVQHKVFNIGNNTPVKLMEFIEALEKALSHALGKAVTFEKVFEPIKPGDVPATYASTDELQKAVGFKPKTSIEDGLQKFAEWYVDYYELN